Genomic window (Rosa chinensis cultivar Old Blush chromosome 6, RchiOBHm-V2, whole genome shotgun sequence):
GTATTGTCTGCATTAATTCTTATTGATAGCTAGAGCCTGCTGCCTATACATGAGGGCAACTTGGTTTTGGCCTAACTATGTATGGTCTCACATTGTTTACCTACAAGTCTGATGGAGAGTCTCACCTAAAGTTCTACAATTCTCACTTATTATGATTTGTCCATGGCCTAGGGGAACAAATAATGAGCCTTCTTCCTGTAGAGAAGATCCAAGGGGTGTATATAGTTTGACTGGATAAGGAAATTCTCCATTCTTAGTAGACAGGCCAGTCCAATTTGAACAATATTATTGTCCATAGAACAGACAAACCATTGAAAATTCGATTATCTAATCTCTTTCTGGGTTGTTTCTTGGGACAGGAGTAGTGCAGGAGGAGTACTCTATAAGTACCATACTTGATCTGTCAATGGAAACAAAGTGAATTAAGAACTCTATCTATCTGTCCAAAAGCCTCTTCTAAAGCTCAAAGACTCTCCTTTTCTCTTCTGCTTTCTCTTTTATAGCTGCAACTAGAACTCTTAGTTGTCTGATCATGGAAAGAACCAAGAGTATACCTCTACAGCCCCCAACCTACGGAAACCTAGTAACTGTTTTAAGCATTGATGGGGGTGGAATAAGAGGCCTTATCCCAGCAGCCATCCTTGATTACCTTGAATCCGAGCTTCAGGTATAATTTTGCTGCAGAATTAGTAGATTCGATTTGATCATCTAGCATTTTTGCTAAAAGATAGACATTGATCATATATCAAGTACAAATTTAATTGTATGTTTATGCATGTTGCAGAAGCTAGATGGCAAGGATGCAAGACTAGCAGATTATTTTGATGTGATTGCCGGGACTAGCACAGGTGGTCTCGTAACTGCCATGATTGCAACCCCAGACGAGAACAACAACAACCGCCCTGTGTTTGCCGCAAAAGATATTAAGGATTTCTATCTTACACACTGCCCTAAAATCTTCCCCCAGAGGCAGTAAGTGATGTTTCTTGCTAATTAAATGGCAATTGATTTAAAATTTCAATTAATATTTCATTAGCTTGGTTACTAATATTTTCTTTAATGTTGCAAACAACAGCTGTCCAGTGTTTCCTCTTACAGTAAAGATTATCAAAGCTTTAGCAGGACCAAAATATGATGGAAAATATCTCCACCACTTGGTTGGGGAAAAATTAGGTGACAAAAAACTGCACAAGACATTGACTAATGTGGTCATTCCCACTTTTGACATAAAACAACTCCAGCCAACTATCTTTTCCAGCTTTGAGGTTCGGTCTCttaatatttttcatttttagagtTCAAAACTTGTTACTTTACAGTTTTATCGACAATATATGTAAATACTATGTGCTTTCTTAATTTGGCTAGGTGAAAAGCAAGCCATGCTCCGATGCCCTACTCAGAGATATATGCATTGCAACCTCAGCTGCACCTACTTATCTCCCAGCTCATTATTTTGAAACCCAAGACTTCCAAGGCAACGTTAAGGAATTTAACCTTATTGATGGCGGCGTTTGTGCAAATAACCCGGTAAGTACATAGCATGCATGAAATAGTCCAATAGTGTATATATAGTACTGTCTTAAAATGTGCCTTGAATATGTGGTTTTTTTGTCTCTTATTTCCAGACTTTAGTTGCGATTGGTGAAGTGACAAAGACAATACTCAAGGGCAGTTCAGACTTCTTTCCTATTAAACCCATGGACTATGGTCGATTTCTAGTCATATCAATAGGAACTGGCTCACCCAAGATAGAACTGAAATATCATGCCCATGCTGCTGCAAAATGGGGTTTGTTGGATTGGTTAACCAGCGGTGGACATACCCCATTAATTGATGTTTTCAGTCAGTCAAGTTCTGATATGGTCGATTTTAACCTGTCGGTTGTTTTCCAAGCCCTACACTCGGAGGAAAACTATCTTCGAATTCAGGTATTTCACGCGGCTGCTATTAATATACATTCTAAATTTATCATCTAGCACTACAAAATTAATATTTGATTACTGTAATTATTCACGACAATAATGCAGCATGACAAAGTGAAAATAAGAATAATATCATGCAGATTTAACAAAGCACCAAATGAATTAACTGGCCAAACCAAGCTAGGTTAACTAATTAATATTTAACAATTGCAGGATGACACGCTAACTGGGCAAGTATCTTCAGTGGATATAGCAGTAGAGAAGAATTTGAATGATCTTTTGAAAGTTGGTGAAGGCCTATTGAAAAAACCAGTCTCTAGAGTTAATTTAGAGACCGGTAATTATGAGGCTTTTACCGAAGAGACTAATGCAGAGGCTCTTACAAGGTTTGCAAAACTACTGTCTGAAGAGAAGTGGCTTCGCCTTGCTAGGTCCCCCCAGGGACATGCTATACCTAAATCTAGTCATGATGGCTCTCTTAGTATTAAAGTTTGAGTTATAATTTGTTCTAAGAAATAAGGGCAAATAATCCACTTGATTCTAATCATTCTATACTATTCTTTCTTGTATTGATGTTTCAATAAATCCTGGCCTTGGGATAGAGTCAAGCTAATCGATGTAATCATTCCCTGGTCTTAATTTATCTTTTGGATATTTGATCCATAGAAGTTTTAACTTTTCAAATTTCGGATATGATCCAAATCATCACAAGTTATTAAGATCCAAGTTATTATCCAACccggaaatatatatataggaaaattctacaatgtgttaacgtatgacatgcatgggtaaagctatggtatgttaacatttctcatacatcaactatttttacccctctaaggactcatgttatcactttgaggactaatattactattttgaggactcatgtggtaactaagaaaatgtaccactttaaggactcatgttactactttgaggattaatattactattttgaggactcattttatcacttttaaggcaattgtatgcatgtcaggaaaattctacaatgtgttaacgtatgacatgcatacaattaccttaaaagtggtaaaatgagtcctcaaaatagtaatattagtcctcaaagtagtaacatgagtccttaaagtggtaaattttcttagttaccacatgagtcctcaaaatagtaatattagtccttaaagtggtaacatgaaTCCTttaagtggtaaattttcttagtttaccatatgagtcctaaaaatagtaatattagtccttaaagtgataacatgagttcttagaggggtaaaaatagttgatgtatgagaaatgttaacataccataacttAATACCATGAAACTGAAGTTTTCCCTAGACACACACACGGAATTGGGAAAAACCTCATCAACATAAGCAATTAACTATAAAAAAACAACGAAACCTAAGAAAAAAACCCCGATAAGAACCATGCATGCTTCTCCACTAATTACTAAACAAGGGGAGAAAGAAAATCAACGAGGACACGCCACAACCAAACACATACCAA
Coding sequences:
- the LOC112170479 gene encoding patatin-like protein 2, with the translated sequence MERTKSIPLQPPTYGNLVTVLSIDGGGIRGLIPAAILDYLESELQKLDGKDARLADYFDVIAGTSTGGLVTAMIATPDENNNNRPVFAAKDIKDFYLTHCPKIFPQRHCPVFPLTVKIIKALAGPKYDGKYLHHLVGEKLGDKKLHKTLTNVVIPTFDIKQLQPTIFSSFEVKSKPCSDALLRDICIATSAAPTYLPAHYFETQDFQGNVKEFNLIDGGVCANNPTLVAIGEVTKTILKGSSDFFPIKPMDYGRFLVISIGTGSPKIELKYHAHAAAKWGLLDWLTSGGHTPLIDVFSQSSSDMVDFNLSVVFQALHSEENYLRIQDDTLTGQVSSVDIAVEKNLNDLLKVGEGLLKKPVSRVNLETGNYEAFTEETNAEALTRFAKLLSEEKWLRLARSPQGHAIPKSSHDGSLSIKV